The region GATCGCCAAAGGTATCCACCAACCATTGCCTCGTGCCATCCTTAGAACCATCATCCACCATGACAATTTCCTTCGGTACTTCCGGCAGCACCGTGGTAATTTTTTTGAGGATCTTTTCAATGGTTTGAATTTCGTTGTAAATTGGGATGATGACAGAAAGCTTCATGGGAATGGGGAAAAGAAAAAGGCTAAACGCTGAGAGATAAATGAGATCGCCTTTAGAGTTATATCATTTTGGGAGGAGAGATAGTACTCTCCGCTAGTTCTTATTCAGAAACTTCTACGGGGCAATTGTCGCCATTTAATTAGCACAATGCAAAAAAACATCTATAGGGCAAAGAGTAATGAATAATTTGTTGACAAAACCTCTTATAAATAGCTGGATTATCGCAACATGGGATGAATATATTCAGCAATTAGATAATTTAAAAGATCAATATCTGAAGAGTTATTATTATCAAGGACACATGAGGGTTGAAATGTCCCCTGTCAGTTTTGATCATGGTCAGGATCATGTAATGATAATTTTTGCAGTGAATTTATTCATTGCCCTCAGACAAATTCCTGCGACGGGCTTGGACACAACTACTTTTCGTAAAAGTGGGGTACGGGAGTGTCAACCGGATGTGGCTTATTACTTAGGGGAAAATGCTAGGACAATTCCGTCGGGAACAGGCATTGTTAATCTGGATCAATATCCTTCCCCAAACTTGGTTGTGGAAATTTCCCGGTCTTCCTTATTAGATGATTTGGGAATAAAGAGATCTTTGTATGAGGATTTAGGGGTTAGGGAATATTGGATAGTAGATGTTCAAAAACCCCAATTATTTGCTTATTCGGTAGCCAACCTGGGTAGTCAAAGAATTACAACTTCTCAAGTTTTGCCTGGGTTAGAGATTGGAATTTTAGAGGAGGTTTTACAGCGTAGTCGTCATAGCAATCAGGCAGAGGTGGGATATTGGTTACTAAAGCGATTTCAACAATAGCAAAGTTAATAAATAAGGTTTGGATTGAAGTCAATAGGATTGTTGGTGTAACTCTCTCTCCACTACCATTTATCTACAACTCAATAGAAAATCAAAATCATAGGATTTTTGCAGATTGTGCTAAATTTTGCTTACTAGAGGAAACTGGACTAAATAATGCAATTTATTGATCAAGCGGAGATCGAAGTACAGGGCGGTAAAGGCGGCGATGGCATGGTGTCCTTTCGGCGAGAAAAGTATGTGCCAGCGGGGGGGCCTTCCGGCGGCAATGGGGGCTGGGGCGGCTCGGTGATTTTTGAAGCGGATGCCAATCTACAAACCCTGTTGGATTTTCGCTATGCCAGAATTTTTAAAGCCGATGACGGCAAACGGGGCGGCTCCAGCAATTGCACCGGGGCCAATGGCAAAGATGTGGTGGTGCAAGTTCCCTGTGGCACCATGGTGTACGACTTGGACGGGGAATGCCTCTTGGGGGATTTAGTCAGCCCTGGGCAACGGCTTTGTGTGGCGGCGGGAGGTAAAGGTGGTTTGGGCAATCAGCATTTCCTCAGCAACCGTAATCGGGCTCCGGAATATGCCCTACCAGGAT is a window of Synechocystis sp. PCC 7338 DNA encoding:
- a CDS encoding Uma2 family endonuclease gives rise to the protein MNNLLTKPLINSWIIATWDEYIQQLDNLKDQYLKSYYYQGHMRVEMSPVSFDHGQDHVMIIFAVNLFIALRQIPATGLDTTTFRKSGVRECQPDVAYYLGENARTIPSGTGIVNLDQYPSPNLVVEISRSSLLDDLGIKRSLYEDLGVREYWIVDVQKPQLFAYSVANLGSQRITTSQVLPGLEIGILEEVLQRSRHSNQAEVGYWLLKRFQQ